One Cuculus canorus isolate bCucCan1 chromosome 1, bCucCan1.pri, whole genome shotgun sequence DNA segment encodes these proteins:
- the ING4 gene encoding inhibitor of growth protein 4, with product MAAGMYLEHYLDSIENLPFELQRNFQLMRDLDQRTEDLKSEIDKLATEYISNARTLSSEEKLGLLKQIQEAYGKCKEFGDDKVQLAMQTYEMVDKHIRRLDTDLARFEADLKEKQIESSDYDSSSSKGKKKGRAQKEKKAARARSKGKNSDEEAPKTAQKKLKLVRTSTEYGMPSVTFGNVHPSDVLDMPVDPNEPTYCLCHQVSYGEMIGCDNPDCSIEWFHFACVGLTTKPRGKWFCPRCSQERKKK from the exons atggcggcggggATGTACCTGGAGCACTACCTGGACA gtaTTGAGAACCTGCCATTTGAACTGCAGAGAAACTTCCAGCTCATGCGAGATCTGGATCAGAGGACAGAAG ACCTCAAATCAGAGATCGATAAGTTGGCCACGGAGTATATCAGCAACGCACGGACCTTGTCTTCAGAGGAGAAACTGGGGCTTCTGAAGCAAATCCAGGAAGCCTATGGGAAGTGCAAGGAGTTTGGGGACGACAAGGTTCAGCTGGCTATGCAGACCTACGAGATG GTCGATAAGCACATCCGGCGTCTGGACACAGATCTCGCTCGCTTTGAAGCAGACCTGAAGGAGAAGCAGATAGAGTCGAGTGACTACGACAGTTCTTCCAGCAAGGGCAAGAAGA AGGGCCGAGcccaaaaagagaagaaagcagccCGTGCTCGCTCTAAAGGGAAGAACTCTGATGAGGAGGCGCCAAAAACTGCCCAAAAGAAATTGAAGCTTGTCCGCAC TAGCACAGAGTATGGGATGCCTTCGGTCACCTTTGGAAATGTGCACCCTTCGGATGTGTTGGATATGCCCGTGGACCCCAATGAGCCTACTTATTGCCTGTGCCACCAGGTTTCCTATGGGGAGATGATTGGCTGTGACAACCCAGAT TGTTCCATTGAATGGTTTCATTTTGCCTGCGTGGGTCTGACAACAAAGCCAAGAGGAAAATG